The following coding sequences lie in one Rutidosis leptorrhynchoides isolate AG116_Rl617_1_P2 chromosome 4, CSIRO_AGI_Rlap_v1, whole genome shotgun sequence genomic window:
- the LOC139839725 gene encoding glyoxysomal fatty acid beta-oxidation multifunctional protein MFP-a-like translates to MGGTTTISVGSDGVAIITIINPPVNSLSFDVLISLKESFDQALQRDDVKAIVVTGAKGKFSGGFDINAFGGMQDGKATSSGPASKPGYVSIEVLSDTVEAARKPSVAAIDGLALGGGLEVAMACHARVATSTAQLGLPELQLGIIPGFGGTQRLPRLVGLAKALEMMLTSKPVRGSEAVDLGLVDAVVSGDELVDTARRWALDILEGRKPWVASLYRTDKIESLGEAREILNFARAQARRQAPNLQHPQVCINVIEEGIVSGPRVGLMKEYTEFQGLLKSDTCKSLLNIFFAQRGTTKVPGVTDQGLKPRRISKVAILGGGLMGSGIATALILNGYEVLLKEVNQKFLEGGLGRVKANLSSSLKKGKLTQEKFEKTLSRLKGTLDYESFKDVDMVIEAVIENVTLKQQIFSDLEKYCSPNCILASNTSTIDLSLIGEKTNSQDRIIGAHFFSPAHVMPLLEIVRTSKTSPQVIVDLLDVGKKIRKTPVVVGNCTGFAVNWMFFPYTQAALLLVERGADIYRIDRVITKFGMPMGPFRLCDLVGFGVAIATGSQFVLNFPERTYKSMLIPLMQEDKRAGETTRKGFYMYNDKRKASPDPEIKKYIEKSREISGVSVDPKLAKLSDKDIIEMIFFPVVNEACRVYSEGIAVKAADLDIAGVMGMGFPPYRGGIMFWADMLGSKYVCGRLDEWAKMYGDFFKPCDYLAQRAALGAPLSAPLDQAKSRL, encoded by the exons ATGGGAGGAACAACAACGATTTCAGTTGGATCTGATGGTGTTGCTATCATCACTATCATCAATCCACCAGTTAATTCACTTTCTTTTGATG TACTAATTAGTTTAAAAGAAAGTTTTGATCAAGCTTTACAAAGGGACGATGTGAAGGCAATTGTCGTTACAG GTGCAAAGGGTAAATTTTCTGGTGGTTTTGACATAAATGCATTTGGTGGAATGCAAGATGGAAAAG CAACGTCGTCAGGACCGGCATCAAAACCTGGTTATGTATCAATTGAAGTTCTGTCTGATACTGTTGAAG CTGCTAGAAAACCATCTGTAGCTGCTATTGATGGGCTTGCATTAGGTGGAGGATTAGAGGTTGCAATG GCATGTCATGCTCGAGTAGCTACTTCCACTGCTCAGTTAGGCTTGCCTGAATTGCAGCTCGGTATTATTCCTGGGTTTGGAG GAACTCAACGGCTTCCACGACTAGTTGGTCTGGCAAAGGCTCTCGAGATGATGTTG ACATCTAAGCCTGTTCGAGGATCAGAAGCTGTTGATCTGGGGCTCGTGGATGCAGTTGTATCAGGAGATGAGTTAGTAGACACTGCTCGTCGATGGGCGTTGGATATATTGGAAGGTAGAAAACCGTGGGTTGCAAGTCTTTACAGAACAGATAAGATAGAGTCTCTTGGCGAGGCACGTGAAATACTGAACTTTGCCAGAGCTCAAGCTCGTAGACAAGCACCCAATCTACAACATCCGCAAGTTTGCATTAATGTTATTGAAGAGGGCATAGTCTCCGGCCCACGGGTCGGGTTAATGAAG GAATATACTGAATTCCAAGGTCTTTTAAAGTCGGATACTTGCAAGAGCTTGCTTAATATCTTCTTTGCTCAACGTGGTACTACAAAG GTACCAGGGGTGACCGATCAGGGTCTGAAGCCAAGACGGATCAGCAAGGTTGCTATTCTTGGAGGTGGTCTGATGGGGTCGGGAATAGCAACGGCTCTAATATTAAATGGTTATGAAGTTCTCCTGAAAGAGGTCAATCAAAAGTTTCTAGAGGGTGGATTAGGAAGAGTCAAAG CTAATCTATCAAGCAGCCTTAAGAAAGGTAAGCTGACTCAAGAAAAGTTTGAGAAAACTCTATCTCGTCTCAAGGGTACTCTTGACTATGAAAGCTTTAAGGATGTTGACATGGTGATAGAG GCTGTTATTGAGAATGTCACATTGAAGCAACAAATATTTTCGGATTTGGAAAAATACTGCTCTCCTAATTGCATACTTGCAAGCAACACCTCAACAATTGACTTGAGTCTAATCGGCGAGAAGACAAATTCTCAAGATAGGATCATTGGTGCACACTTCTTCAG CCCGGCTCACGTGATGCCTCTTTTGGAGATAGTTCGTACATCAAAAACATCCCCACAAGTCATTGTTGACTTATTGGATGTTGGAAAGAAGATAAGGAAAACTCCAGTTGTGGTTGGGAACTGCACAGGGTTTGCTGTTAATTGGATGTTCTTCCCTTATACTCAAGCTGCTCTTTTGCTTGTAGAACGTGGGGCCGACATTTATAGGATCGATAGGGTAATTACAAAATTTGGAATGCCAATGGGTCCGTTTAGATTGTGTGATCTTGTAGGGTTTGGTGTTGCAATTGCAACTGGCTCACAGTTTGTTCTTAACTTTCCCGAAAGAACGTACAAGTCAATGCTAATTCCACTTATGCAAGAAGATAAAAGAGctg GTGAGACGACTCGTAAAGGGTTTTACATGTACAACGATAAGCGCAAAGCAAGCCCAGATCCTGAAATCAAGAAATACATTGAGAAGTCAAGGGAAATATCTGGTGTTTCTGTTGATCCTAAG CTTGCGAAGTTGTCAGATAAGGATATTATAGAGATGATATTCTTCCCTGTTGTGAACGAAGCTTGTCGAGTTTATTCCGAGGGTATCGCAGTGAAAGCAGCTGATTTGGACATTGCGGGTGTTATGGGGATGGGATTTCCACCTTACAG AGGAGGGATTATGTTCTGGGCAGATATGCTTGGATCGAAATACGTATGTGGGAGGTTGGATGAGTGGGCGAAAATGTATGGAGATTTCTTCAAGCCATGTGATTACTTAGCTCAAAGAGCTGCACTTGGGGCACCTTTG AGTGCGCCGTTGGATCAAGCAAAATCACGATTATAG